AGGAGCCAAGGGGACTAGAGGGCTCCGCCGAAGCTGTGTGGGGCTGGCGGCTGGCGGGAGAGACGGCTGTGCTGGACCGGGTCGAGAGGCATCCCGGTTCCCAGAACAGCCCTAGTAGGCGGCCTCGAGGGCGGACAGGCGGACAGCAGGGAGGGCCAACATGCCCCCACTGCTGCACCCCGCCCTGCCGCTGCTCTTGGGCGCCACGCTGACCTTCCGGGCTCTACGGCGCGCGCTCTGTCGCCTGCCCCTACCCGTGCACGTGCGCGCCGACCCCCTGCGCACCTGGCGCTGGCACAACTTGCTCGTCTCCTTCGCTCACTCCATTGTGTCGGGGATCTGGGCGCTGCTGTGGTGAGTGAGCGACTGTGGGAATGAGGTGGCAGGGGAATCCTGAGCGGGGAGTTGGGGACGGCTCTTCTGTTACTACCCCCATCGCTCACTGGCGGGCTGAGACCTCGCATTCTCACCTGATCCCGTTTGGTATCCTATCCAACCAAAAGCTGCTGTGGCCGCAGGGGAGGGGGATTGCATCTGGGAAACTCGAGGCACTTGGGTTTTGCCCAGCCGCTCCTAGCTTCCCAGTCAGCCACCAGCGCGAGCCGAGACTCCCCTGGGACTGGCAAGGATAACCGGAAAGGTGAGCCTCCTTTCTTCCCACCCTTACAGTGTATGGCAGACCCCCGACATGTTGGTGGAGATTGAGACAGCATGGTCACTTTCTGGCTATTTGCTCGTTTGCTTCTCTGCAGGTAGGTCTTGCCCAGGAAGCAGAAGGCTAGTTGGGGACAGGAAGCTGCTTGCTCAGTGTTCGTGACCTATTGTCTCATCCCTCCATTAGGGTATTTCATCCACGACACGGTAGACATCGTGGCTAGCGGTCAGGCGCGAGCCTCTTGGGAATACCTTGTCCATCACATCATGGTAAGAGAAGCAGGCTATATGGAATAGGCCTCGTGCCAGTAACCGCGTTtccgaacctgggaggcggcctATTTTCTtaacaccccacccccaccccctgcaaccTGTGTGCTACTTCCTATACTAGGATGCTGGAGGTTGGCAGTGTGTGTGCTTATTCACTGAGGCCAGCAACCCATGGCCTCACTGGCTCCTTAAATTGGAGACACCATCCACAACCAGAAGCTGTGAGCAGGGATCAAAATCTAGTAATGTTGAATGAACAGAACCAAGCATCTTATTCTCTACTATTAttccagaagaagagaaaaaaaactcgGGATTTTCCAGCCCTCCACCAACTTACAGGAAAGCATTTGCATCTGGTTTccctaactttttctttttctcctctaggCCATGGGTGCCTTCTTCTCTGGTATCTTTTGGAGCAGTTTTGTCGGTGGGGGTGTCTTAACGCTACTGGTGGAAGTCAGCAACATCTTCCTCACCATCCGCATGATGATGAAAATCAGTAATGCCCAGGATCATCTCCTCTACCGGGTTAACAAGTATGTGAACCTGGTCATGTACTTTCTCTTCCGCCTGGCCCCTCAGGCCTACCTCACCCATTTCTTCTTGCGTTATGTGGGCCAGAGGACCCTGGGCACCTTCCTGCTAGCTGTCCTGCTCATGTTGGACATGATGATCCTGATCTACTTTTCCCGCCTCCTCCGCTCCGACTTCTGCCCTGAGCGTGTCCCCAGGCAGCAACACAAAGACAAGTTCTTGACTGAGTAAGAGGCACAGAGATTGGGACAGCAAACACGGGATTAAGAACAGAAACAGCCTCACATGGAAACTGGGACTTAGCCCCAAGCCCGGGCGTCCTCTGGGGCAAGCCTCTCTACCTTCGGAGCCTGCGCCCACACTATTGAAAACACTAATGAAAGCACTCCTCTGAAGTCCTTGTCCTTTTATTGGGCAAGGGGTGAGGGAAGCAGACAGACCGGTTGGACATAGCAGTGGGTGTGTGAGGACGAAATGCTACTCGAAAGCCAGCCAACCCACACTCCCCTGAAATGGATGCTGACATGCTTCAAACTCTGGGCACTGGTTTCACACATAGCCTCTTCGAGGAATGAAAGGGGTTCTTGTAAAGCTTTTTGTTACCCTCAACCATGGAGGCAAGCTCTGAGTTCTGGTTTTCCTAGGACACTAATGCTTGTCACAAAGATCTCTGGAGTGATCAAGGATGGAGGAGTCAGTGGCAGGGTGAGTTTCAAAAAGATAAGCAGAACAGGAGTCTTGCCCAAGCAGTGGGCAAGTTACAACAACAGTTCCTGTGTATGGCCTCCCACCCAACCAGAAATTGACAGAGAGGCATGTATATGttgaaaagatatacatatatttagaattagccagctggactccatttagatgatcccaatctgaaaaacaaaaaggagcctCATTACTGGAGTTGAAACATGAAGATTAAACTGGaatttttagaaagcaaaatgaGGAACAGGAGGGCAGGGCTTAAGGATAGAAGTGGAGTCAGTTAATTATGACTAATCAGCAAAAGCCAGGCTTTGGTCACTAGCATATGCATCATTTGCACCCAGGGATGAGCATTAAGGAGTTTGTAGGAAGGAAACTTActttgttggcaacatccaaagcatcgtaatcaggagccagtcgaacatatgccttcttctctccatcaggcctGGGGTAGAGAAGGAAGCCTTAATCCCTGCCGCCTTCACTGCCCACACAccctcccccacttcctcccCCAGTCCTCTGGCACTTCAGTGGTTCCTTTGTTCATGTCATTCCTTTCCAATAATGATTTTTCCATCATTAGCCCGGAGGACATTATGAAGCTACAAAGCCAATTCTCTTAAGGGAAACACCACAGGCCAAGTTGAGACTTAAACCAAGGTAATTTGCAAGGAACTGTCTCATTCTAGTGGCCCCAGAAAATAAGCACCAACAAACCCCACAGTCAAGTCCTAGAAAGCGTTGCCTGAGGTCCTTACAAAGGCCTGTAATTACAGCAGTCTGTAATTCCTGCCTCAAGGCTCACACACTGGGAAACCTACTTCTGACTCCAAGTGTAAATCAAGGAAACTTTTCCCCCTGCTAAAAGGTCCAGGGGAATTTTTTTTGGGGAAGGGTCTTGCTTGATTGCTTAGGCTAGAGTACAAAGGgacaatcataggtca
This is a stretch of genomic DNA from Saimiri boliviensis isolate mSaiBol1 chromosome 17, mSaiBol1.pri, whole genome shotgun sequence. It encodes these proteins:
- the TLCD1 gene encoding TLC domain-containing protein 1, giving the protein MPPLLHPALPLLLGATLTFRALRRALCRLPLPVHVRADPLRTWRWHNLLVSFAHSIVSGIWALLCVWQTPDMLVEIETAWSLSGYLLVCFSAGYFIHDTVDIVASGQARASWEYLVHHIMAMGAFFSGIFWSSFVGGGVLTLLVEVSNIFLTIRMMMKISNAQDHLLYRVNKYVNLVMYFLFRLAPQAYLTHFFLRYVGQRTLGTFLLAVLLMLDMMILIYFSRLLRSDFCPERVPRQQHKDKFLTE